In the Helianthus annuus cultivar XRQ/B chromosome 11, HanXRQr2.0-SUNRISE, whole genome shotgun sequence genome, one interval contains:
- the LOC110891034 gene encoding 60S ribosomal protein L10a-1 has translation MSKLQSEALREAITQITTDAKEKKRNFTETIELQIGLKNYDPQKDKRFSGTVKLPHIPRPKLKVCMLGDAQHVEEAQKIGLEYMDVEGLKKLNKNKKLVKKLAKKHQAFLASESVIKQIPRLLGPGLNKAGKFPTLVSHQESLEAKVNETKATVKFQLKKVLCMGVAVGNCSMEEKQIFQNVQMSVNFLVSLLKKNWQNVRCLYLKTTMGKPVRIF, from the exons ATGAG TAAGCTTCAGAGTGAAGCCCTTAGGGAAGCCATTACCCAAATCACCACAGATGCCAAAGAAAAGAAGCGTAACTTCACCGAGACTATCGAGCTTCAGATCGGTCTCAAGAACTACGACCCACAAAAGGACAAGCGTTTCAGCGGTACCGTAAAATTGCCTCACATTCCTCGCCCAAAGTTGAAGGTTTGCATGCTTGGAGACGCTCAGCATGTTGAAGAG GCTCAAAAGATTGGTCTTGAATACATGGATGTTGAAGGACTCAAAAAGCTCAACAAGAATAAGAAGCTAGTGAAGAAGCTTGCCAAGAAACACCAGGCTTTTTTGGCTTCTGAATCCGTTATCAAGCAAATTCCTCGTTTGTTGGGCCCTGGTCTAAACAAGGCAG GAAAGTTCCCGACACTTGTTAGTCACCAAGAATCTCTTGAGGCTAAGGTGAATGAAACCAAGGCGACAGTTAAGTTTCAACTGAAAAAGGTGTTGTGCATGGGAGTTGCTGTCGGTAACTGCAGCATGGAGGAAAAACAGATTTTCCAAAACGTGCAGATGAGCGTTAATTTCCTTGTTTCATTGTTGAAGAAGAACTGGCAGAAT GTGAGATGTTTGTACTTGAAGACAACAATGGGAAAGCCGGTTCGCATCTTTTAA